The genome window GATTACACTGCCCGCGGCGATTCCTTCGACTGCCGCGGCATCCTCCGCCGCGGGAAGATCCGTTTCTGTCGCAGGTTCTGTTTCCACAGAAACAATATCGCCTTCGCCGGCTGACATATCGTCCTGCAGGATAAACTTTTCCGGTTCCGCTTTGGCGTCCGCGTACCGCAGGATGATCTGCTTCGGGTTCATTGACCCTTCCCGGTAATAGATGCAGAATCCGTCTCCCATCCGGAAAGCGCTGTTAATGTAGCAGTCGTTTGCCTGCTCCTCATCTGAAAAATGCATCAGTGTACGGTCACCTTTCGAAGCAAAAGCAGGCGCGCATGTTGTCACGCACAGGATCACAGTCATCAGGCACAGGATCAATTTTTTGATAATCTGTCTGTTCATATGGGTCCCTCCGTGTTGTTTTTTATATGCAGACGGCAGGACAGCTGTGTCCTGCCGGCCGCTGTTTTTCATGCAAAATATACCGTTAGTTTCCTTCGAGGCGTATCATCTGGATCTTTTTGTCGATTGTGTTCAGCAGTTCATCCGCGCTGAGTCCGAAGTTCTTCTCACCATATACCAGGTCATAGTACTCATTGGTATACTCGGACTCTTCTTCGTCCTCTTTTTTGTCGTCATTGTTTTTCATCATGTCATGGATGAAGTTGTAGTCCTGCACTTTATACAGGTGCTGGTTCTTCTGGTACCGTTCAATTTCCTCGGGACTCATGACCCAGCTGTACTTTTCTTCATCATCAATTATCTTTTCCAGGTTCTCGATCTCTTCTTCCAGGGATTTCCTGTTATCGTCTTCCGTCTCCTCCTGGAGCTGTTTTTTGTATTCTTCCAGTTCTTCCTTCCAGTTCTTGAGATTTTCCTCATACCAGGGATACCGGAAAGCTTCCGTCTGATCCGCAAAGACCGTGTACCGGCTGTCCGTGTACAGGTTCTTCATGGAATGCGCCAGGAACTCCATGGCCTCCTGGGGATGCTCTGTATAGGGATTGACGTACGCGATGGTGATCGTCACCGGTACAACCGGATCCTCACCTTCAGCAAAGCTCAGCAGCAGCGGCTTGCAACGGGAGTTGTAGCCGCCCGGCGTGGACTCATAATAGAGCTCCAGCAGGGGCTCCCGATACTCTTCTTCGTCATAATCATAGCTTTCACCCTCATCGTCCTCTATGTGTTCCCTGGCGCCCAGGCCTTCATAGTCCAGGTTGTTCAGGCGGGTGATCAGGCCATTCAGCAGCGGGGAATTGAAAAGATAGTTTTCGCCTTTGCCGTCCATCCAGACCTGGTACTGGTTCAGAAGATTGTTCAGGATGGCCGCGCGGACATACAGGCGGTCCTCCCAGCTTCCCGCCAGGGACGCTTCCTTCTGGCCCGCCAGCACTTCCGGCAAAGCTTCCACCCAGTCAAAGAACTGCTCCCAGGTCTTCGGAAGGTCTTCTTCCTTCAGGCCCAGCCGTTCCAGCACATCCAGGTTGATACCGAACGATGATCCGTATGCTTCCACCGGAACGCCGATGATCTTTCCATCCTTTTCCACGGCATCCCGGAGATAGGGATACATCCGGTTTACACATTCAGCGATCTGCTCGTTTCCGCTCAGGTCCAGCATGTATCCGCGGTTGCGCAGCGCGCTGCAGTCGCTGGCCTCGTATTCCATCGCGTAAATGTCGAAGTACGCGTCACGGTTCATCATCGCCTGCAGAACACCGGGATTTTCCGTGTATTCCTGGTCCAGGACAACGGAAACGTCACCCCGGGTATTGTTCATATCATAGATTGCTTCACTCAGGGCATTGGAATAATTAAAGTCCTTGATCCGCAGTGTGACGCTGCCGCGCTGTGCGGGATCGGTATTCTTCAGCAGGACCACATTGTAGGACCACAGCACCATAAAACCGTCCGGCAGGAGTATCGCGCCGGAATCCGCGCTCGGGCAGTCGTTCACGGATTCAGCCTGGTCAAAGTCCGGCTGGGCCAGCGGCATCCTCCACAGTTCGCCTTTGTACGCAAAGAACAGCATGTCGCTTTCGGGATCATAGCAGGGATTCAGGCCGTAAAGATCTTCTCCCGTTTTTTCCCACAGCGGTTCCTCGCTCTTGTCTGCCAGGTCCATGCGGCTCATGCTCGCTATGGCCTTTTCACTTTCCCAGTTAATCCGCGTCACCAGGACCGACCCTTCCGGACCCGCGACAATACTTGCAACGCTGTCATCCAGATCCGTCACATCCGTGGTCCCTTCCTGCAGGTCAACCACGCACAGTTTGGGGCCTTCCTCACCATAGGTCTGGCCGATCAGCTTATCCCCGGACGTAAAAGCCCCGTTCAGGCCGTCGAAATACTGGTATTCATCATCGCCGTTAAGCATGTCGGTGATGTCCATATCCGGCAGGCCGCTGTCTTCCAGGACAGCCTCTCCGTTTTCCAGCTTAATATGCTTCACGGAAGCGCCGTCCATTTTCCAGAAGTCTTCCCCGGACACCTGCCTGGAAACCAGCGCGTAGATCTCGCCGTTCCAGCCGAACACAGAGCTCACATCCTCATAGTGCCTGATGTCCGAACCGTTCTCATCCTGGGTGATGTTGGGTTCCCGGTTATCCGGCATGGTATAGGTTTCCGGTTCTCCCTTGGGATCTTTGTACACCAGGAACTTCTTCCCATCCTGTCCCCGGAGCACAACGCAGATCCCGTCTCCGGCCCGCACAACAGTCTGGACGGTTTCGTCCATACCATATCCGTCCGTGGTGGAATACCGCATCAGGATACGGTCCCCCACTGACGCGAAGGCAGGTACGCATGCCGTCACGCACAGCGCAGCAGCCAGAAACAGCAGGATTACCTTTTTTCCGTTCAGTCTGATCATTCTTCAGGTTCCTCCGTCTTTTCCGTATTGTCCACCGGATAGATCAGCATGGTCATGCCCAGTCTGATCCGTTCGTCTGCCTCGAAGGAGGCATAAGCTTTATAAAGCTTTTTGTCCGATCCTTCCTTTGGATCTTCATTCATATGGGAGATTCCCGTGATAACGCCTGTGTAGTTCTTTTCCGCGGCGTTGTCCCAAAGCAGTTCCATGGAAACAGCCTGCCCTTCCTCCAGGAGGAAAAGATCCGCCTCAGGCACCTCAAACTCCACCTGGAAGCTCTTGGAGGGAACCACCATCATCAGGGTGTCGCCCTTGGTCACGGTCTCGCCGGCGCCTTTGGGATCGCTGGCGATCACACCCGTCACAGGGCTCTTCACACTGTTATCCGGCGCGTAATACCCGTCCAGGATACCGTCCACCGTTTCAAACAACAGCTCGCCGCGTTCCACAAAATCACCGTTCTTCACGTGCAGCTTCAATACGCTGCCGGTACCTTCCACCGGCACGGCATCGGACCGTTTCACCGTTCCCTTGCCGATGCGGCTTTCCTTGGACAGGTTCTCATCGCGGTAGACATAGACCTTTTCTTCCAGGTAGAATTCTCCGCCGGTCACTTCAATGTTGTATCCGGTCTCCGTCATCCCGGAGATGATGCCCGTCCCCTTGTGGGTGCCGTCGGCAACACAGATCAGGTAAACCCGCTCACCCCGATGGATAAAGTAATTCTCGCTCTTGTTGAAAGCCTTCTCGCTGTTCGCTTCCACCTTATACTTGCGGGTGGGTTCAATATACAGCGAAGCGCCGTAGCGGGTCTTCGCCCCCTCGGTGCTGTCACCCTCTGCCACATAAAGGCCGGTCACGGTACCTTCCACCGGCGCGTAGTTCATGGTTGTCTGGATCGTTACCAGGGCGTCGCCTTCCCGGACCGGATCGCCCTTGCGCAGCGTCATTGATCCAATGCGGCCGCCAAAGGGCGCGGCAATCGGAACCGAGTCTCCCGCGACAACCTTTCCCTCGTAGGAAAGTCCTGTTTCAGCCAGGGCTGTGCTGCCCAGAACCAGGGCCAGGGCTATCAGCAGTGCAAATACCTTTTTCATCCGGTTCCTCTCCTTTCACTCACCAGAAAACAATTTATCGTACGGCAGGTTCAGCGCTTCCGCGGACCCGCTGTAAACCCCGGTCAGGTAAATCCCCGCGTGTTCATCCGTAGTCAGTTCATAGGTTTCCTCCCCGACCTTCACCTGCCAGGAAGCAGGTGCACCGGGAGTGATCGCTATGCCGTATTCAAAGCGCCGGTTTGCTGTGCCCCGGCTTTTCATTTCATCGTAATTCCATCCGGCCAGGAAGCCTTCGGTTTCCATCACGGCGATCTGGTCGCCGTCCCGGAGGACCAGGTGCAGGATGCCGCTCTTGTGCATCTTGCGCAGCACCTCCCCGTTCAGGTTCCAGGTGCTCCCGCTTCCCGCGCCGTCTCCCGCGGCGGTCAGCACCAGGGTATCGATGGATTCCTGGTTTTCCGGCTGCTGCCAGTTGATCCCGGCCGCGGTAAAGCCGTTTTCCCCGTCCCCTTCCCGGCTCATGGAAAGCGCCAGGGCCTCGCCGTCCAGCGTCAGCTGGCTCATCACCTTGTCCGGTTCATCCTTCAGCTGTTTCAGGCCCACCAGGTCGTAATCCGGTCCCACGGTTTTGCTGCCGCGGCTGTGGGGGATCCTGATCCCACCGCCTCCGCCGCCTCCGCCATGATAGGATGGCTGGCTCGGCTGTTCCGGTTCCTGGGGCGCTTCCGGCGTGGATGCCGGCGGTTCATGGTCCGGTTCCTTCGGTTCCGGTGTGGGTTCCGGCGTCGGTGTGGGTTCCGGCGTTGGTGTCGGTGTGGTCTCGTCCGTCTGGGCGGGCGTCGGGGTCGGTGTCGTATCGTCCGCCGGCGTTGGTGTCGGCGTCGGCGTCGGCTCATCCGGCTGTTTTCCCGCTCCTTCAAACGCGTTGTCCGCAACGCGCACGCCATCCGGCACAAAAGTCGTATCCAGCTGCCTGCAGTTCAGGAATGCGTGATTCCCGATCTCCTGCAGGTGCGTCTGGCTGCCCAGGCGTACCTTCTCCAGCTTTGTACATTCCGCGAAGGCGCCGTTGCTGATCTTCTCCACCGAATCCGGCAGGGTGACGCTCTTCATGGTTTTCAGCCCCTTGAAGGCATTCGGGCCGATCACGCGGATCCCGTCCGGAACGGTTATGTTCTCGTCCGTAACCCTGCAGGCAACCAGGACGTCCCCCTCGATTTCCCATGCCGGCGGATCCGTCGGTTTATCAATATCTGTTGGTGTTGCCGGGTCTTCCGCCAGTGCGGCGCCGGCGGCCAGGAGGACCAGAGCAATGCAGACTGCGATAATCAGCCTGCCAATCTTCTTGCCCATGCTTCTGTCCTCTCCTCCTTCCTGAAATAAGCCACTCTTTTAATTAGACGAACAAGGGACCTATTTTTTCTCTGTTTTTTTGTTAATTTTTTATTAAAAACATTTTTAATACAGATCTATTTTATCAAGACTGTCAATCGGGGACAACCGCCGTCCCGGGCGGATCATTACAGTATGTTGCAAAGTTGTTCGAACCTTTTGCATCGTACCATTTTTCAGGGGCTGCTGTCAAATAACCTTCCCTGTTGGATCCTGTCCAGCAGAAAAGGGAGTGCGCGCCGGCGCACTCCCTTTTCTGTTGCCGGAACTTTGTTCTTTCCGGTCTTACCAGTTTATATTCTTCTTCCCGTCCGGAATACTGTAGACCTCCGAAAATGGGATAATCTTTGTTCCGGGATTGTGAATCTCCGGTCCTTCCGCCAGGGTGATCTCCTGGCTGCCCTCGATCTGCCAGCAGGGGAAGACCTTCGCGTCCAGCGTGGCGGAATCGTCACGGGGCATTTCATAATCATAGGCGATGTTGATCCGGTTGATCTCAAAGGATTCGCTGTACAGTTCGCTTTCAGAGCTCTTCTGTTCGTGCGTCGCCGTAAAGAGGCGGACTGCGTCCTGCCACGTGGCGGCGGCTGTCAGCTCATAATCATCGTTCACATGGTCAATAATCCTGTTCAGTTCCAGCAGTGCTGTCCCATCCCCTGTCAGCACGATCCTGACCTGCGGAACGCCCGCGGAACGGATCCCGCTCAGCTCTTGCCGGAAAGTCAGGTACCACGCGCCGATTTCATCCGGGAAGGAATCAAAGCAGTACAGCTTCTGCGCGCCGCTGTAAAACCGTTTCATGTCATCGGTCAGCGCGCGGATCCGGGAAGAAGGAAGCGCTACAGCCCGGTCCATAACCAGGTTTCCGATATGAAGCCTGTCAAACAGGGAATTGCTTCTCTCCAGCGCGTCCTGCAGGGGATAAGGCGCGGTTTCCCGTTCCTCCGCGCTGATCCCGGCATTGTCCAGGTAAGTCAGCAGCTGACTGTAACGTTCATAATCCCTGCTGCCGTAAATCAGTTCCGTGTTTCCCGGGATGGTGAGCTCACTGTCATCCTCATACCTGTAGTGATACCAGTCATCCCCGGAGCCGGATTCCGACTGGATATAATCCGATTCTGTCACTTTGCCCGGGTTGAACATCTCGGGCGTATAGGCCCTTGTGTTCCGGAAGGTTACGGTATAAAAGCTCAGTTCCTCAAAACGGTCATCAATCTCCAGGTGGTCCGCGGCGGTGATATGCTCCGGGAGCGGAGTGGGCAGAACCTCATCCGCACGGGCAAAGCCCGAAGCGGACAGCACAAAAACGGCCAGCGCGCAGGCAGGCAGCCTCCTGAACAGGATCTTCCAGGAATCCGCTTTCCTCTGACGCATAGCCATTCTCCTTTCGAGGCTGTATGGCAGTTACAATACAAGCTGTACGTACATATGTATTGTAACCATGTTTTGGAAAGCCGTCAAGGGTTTTGAACCCTCTGGTTGTTTGTATCCAGTACTTTATTTTCAAGCCTCCCATCCTTTCTATCCGCTCCTTTGCGGATCGGTTACCTGGAATCTCATACGTAATCGTTTACGGGTTACATTTGCTGTTTCTTGTTGCGTTTTTATTCTTTATGTAACCATTTCCCGTCATTCTCCCGGAATTCCGCAGGTAAAAAAAGAACGCGCAGAATCTGCGCGTTCCCTGTATCAGTCGTCTTTATCAGATTTTCGGCAGCCGGGCACGGAAGGCTTTCAGCTCATCATCCGTGGGAATATAGTCATCCATCTGGCCGTTATGGAACTTCTCGTAAGCCACCAGGTCAAAGTAGCCGGTGCCGGTCAGGCCGAAGAGGATGGTCTTCTCCTCACCGGTTTCCTTGCACTTCAGTGCCTCATCGATGGCAGCGCAGATAGCGTGGCTGCTTTCCGGCGCGGGCAGGATGCCTTCGGTGCGGGCGAAGGTTTCAGCCGCTTCGAACACCTTGGTCTGGGGCACGGAAACCGCCCGCATCAACTTGTCATCATACAGCTGGGACAGGATCGGGCTCATGCCGTGATAGCGCAGGCCGCCGGCATGGTTCGGGGCGGGGATGAAGTCGGAACCCAGGGTGTACATCTTTGCCAGCGGGCACACCATGCCCGTGTCGCAGAAGTCATAGGCGTATACGCCGCGGGTCAGGCTCGGGCAGGAGGCAGGCTCCACGGCGATGAAGTCGTAGTCCGCTTCGCCGCGCAGCTTCTCACCCATGAAGGGAGCGATCAGGCCGCCCAGGTTGCTTCCGCCGCCGGCACAGCCGATGATCGTATCCGGCTTGATGCCGTACTTATCCATCGCGATCTTGGTTTCCATACCGATCACGGACTGGTGCAGCAGAACCTGGTTCAGCACGCTGCCCAGCACGTAGCGGTAACCGGGATTGCCGACGGCCACTTCCACCGCTTCGGAGATGGCGCAGCCCAGGGAGCCCGTGGTGCCGGGATGCTCCGCCAGGATCTTCTGTCCCACCTGGGTGGTCATGGACGGGGAAGGCGTCACGGAAGCGCCGTACACCCGCATCACTTCGCGGCGGAAGGGCTTCTGTTCATAGGAAACCTTCACCATGTAGACCTTGCAGTCCAGCTCGAAATACGCGCAGGCCATGGACAGGGCCGTGCCCCACTGGCCGGCGCCGGTCTCGGTGGTCACGCCCTTCAGGCCCTGCTTCTTGGCGTAATAAGCCTGGGCAATGGCGGAATTCAGCTTGTGGCTGCCGCTGGTGTTGTTGCCTTCGAATTTGTAGTAGATCTTCGCGGGAGTGCCCAGTTTCTTCTCCAGGCAGTAGGCCCGGACCAGGGGAGACGGACGGTACATCTTGTAGAAGTCCAGGATCTCCTTCGGAACGGGATACTCGCGGGTGTCGTTGTCCAGTTCCTGCTGCACCAGTTCGTCGCAGAACACGCCGGAAAGCTCCGCCGCGGTCATGGGCTGATGGGTGCCGGGGTTCAGCAGGGGAGCGGGCTTGTTTTTCATGTCTGCCCGCAGGTTGTACCAGTAGGTGGGCATTTCATTTTCAGTCAGGTAGATTTTGTAAGGGATCTCATTGTTTGCCATGGTGCAGTCTCCTTTCTTTCAGGGCCTTGGCCCGGTTCCCGCTTCTCCCGTCAGTCCGGATGAAGCGGAGGATCGTTGCGGGACGGTAAAAAGAAAACCCGTCCCAGTGTTTTCTGCTGGGACAGGTCTGAATCATCATTCCTGCGGTGCCACCCGGCTTGGCGCTTTCGCGCCCTCCTCGCTGCGTACATTCATACGCGGACCTTTGATCACGGAGGGTCATCTCCGTCTCACATACTCGGTAACCCTTTCTGTTCGCCCTCGGAAGTCCATTCCTTTCCGCTTCCCTGCCGCTTTTCCACCCCCGGCGGCTCTCTGTAAGGTAAGATGTATGGAAAGTACTTACTCTTCTTCAACGGTTTAGCAAAGCATACCACAGGACTTTCCCGCGGCGCAAGGGGCGTGTTTGTTCTTCCTGTGTACTCATGTTAATTCAGAATTAAGAATTCAGAATTCAGAATTATATTTTGTTTTCCGCTCTTCTACAGATCAGACAGTCTCTGTTTCACCCTGCACCCATTTGACCCTTTCTATTATGTAATTATGTATTATTCAAAGCTTTTTTTGTATCGCTCCGGATCTGTCCGGATAAGAACTCAACCTTCTCCCCGTGATTAATTCTGAATTCTGAATTCTGAATTTGCTTGTTGCTTTTTTCTGAAAAGCACAATATAATTGTGCTGAAAATGAATATTCTTTCTTTTTCACATTTTTATTGTGCTTCTTGCGGGTGACGCGCGCTCTGCGGGCGTGGTCCCCCGCCTTTATTCCCGGAAACAGGAGAGAGGAGATCATTATGGAACAGTCTTTGAGAGAGTATGCCGGCTGGGCTGAGGAAGAAGCCTGCATCCCGGGGGAAGACCCGGTTGAGGAAATGCTCCGCGCCCGGGAGGATGAAAAGCGCTGCCCTGTCCAGGCCTGGCTGGTTCCCGTTGTGGACGATATGGACCGCTGCATCCGGGAACGCTTTTCCACCCTCATCCTTCAGGAAATGAACGCCCGTCTGGCTAATGGCGAACTGAGTCTCCTCCTCGGAAACGCCGCCGTATCCGAGAGGATCGCCCCGCGGGACCTGGAAATCGGCACCATCACCTGTTGGCGGCTGAACCGCACGGATTTCCTGGCGGATGTGGACCTTTCAGTTTCCATGACCGTTGAAAAGGAAGGGCGGGACATCGCCGGCCGTTTCGGTTTCTGCCTGGGGCTCTGGTTCTGCACGGAAGAGGGTTTCAGCTGTGAGGTGCAGGAACTGCACCTGGCGGCAGACAAGCCGGACCGCAGTTTCTGGAAGCTGGACCGCTTCCTGGTACCGATCCTCCGGGAGGACGAGATCGAGTCCGGGGCGGAGCGCCTGTGGGAAAACCTCCTGCCGGGCATAAAGGATCCGAAGGACCGTACCGCCCGGATGCTTGCGGAAAAGCTGGGCCTGGAGATCCGGGAAATGCGTCTCCACTGCCAGAACCGCACCCGCAGCATCCTTTTCTTCCGGGAAGGAACAGTGCTTGTCCAGGATGAAAAAAAGCCCGGGGAGGAAGACTTCCCTCTCCCGGTTTCCCGCCAGGTTCCGGCCAACACCATTGTGATCAATACCGCCGCCCGGTCCGAATGCCGGGACCTGGATATTCTCCATGAATGTATCCATTATGAGTGGCACCTGCTCTTTTACCGTCTCCAGAAGCTGATGAGCACCAACCCGCTGGAAATCCGTTACCGGACTGTCCGCAATTCCATCGGCCGTCCCGCCAGTGATCCCCTCCGCTTCATGGAACACCAGGCACGGAGCGGCAGCATTGCCCTGCTTCTTCCCCAGAACCTGATCCGCGGTAAAGCGTGGCGCCTGTTCCAGCAGGCCAGCACCTATCCCTCCGTGGAAGGCTATATCAATCACCCGGGGTTCCGCTGGGACCGAGTCATCCGCCGCCTTTCGGATGAATACGGTGCTCCCCGCACCACCCTTCGCCGCCGCCTGGTTCAGCTGGGTCACCCGGCTGCCCGCGGGGCCGTCAATTATGTGGACGGGCGGTATATTACGCCCTTTGCCTTCACCGAGGAGCATTCCTCCCGCGGCCAGGCAACCCTTGTCATCAGCCGCAAAGCCCTGACGGACCTGTACCACCGCAGCAGCGAATTCCGCCAGCTCATGGGCCGCGGGGATTTTGTCTACGCGGACGGCCATGTCTGCATGAATGATCCCCAGTTCCTCCGTCCCACCAAAGAAGGCGCCCGCCTGACGCCCTGGGCCAACGCCCACGCCGATGCCTGCTGCCTTTGGTTTGAAAAGGTCTGGCTGCGGGAGAACGAGGAGTCCGTCTGGCTCTTCGGCACCCTGAACAGCAATGAGGATTACGTCCGTGAATACGACCGTTTCCTGGACCGCCGGCTGAGTCTGACTGCCCGGGAACGGCTGGCCCGGCGCAACCGTCTCATGCAGTCCATGCCCAATGATTTTCCGGACGCGCTGGTTTACCTGATGGAAAACCGGGACGGCGGAAAGGTCACCCTGGAAGAGCTGGCCGCCCTGGCCCATGTCTCCAGCAAAACCGTCAGCCGCTACCGCGGCGGTATGCGCTCAGGGTATAATCCGGATGTGGTTGTGGCACTGTGCATCGCCCTTCACCTGCCGCCCTGGCTTTCCCGCCTGATGCTGGACAAAGCCGGTTTCTCCATCAAAAGCTATGGTCCCCGGGGACATTACGGGGAGATCCTGGACTGCTGTTTCATGGACACCATTCCCGAGGTGCAGGAATATCTCCGTGCCGCCGGATACCCGGAGCTTAAACTCCAGGAGGATTAAAAAACGGGTCCGTCAGGACCCGCTTATCTCATCGCCGTATATACAGCAGCCTTGTCTTCCGTTCTCCTTTACATGATACAGGGCCGCGTCCGCCCGGTGGAACAGCTCCTGGGAATCTGTGATGCTTTCGTCGCCCACCGCCGCGCCCACGCTCATGCTGACAGCCGGTGAACCGTCAGCGGTATCGGCCAGCGCCGCGTTCACCTGGTCCACCTTCCTCCGGATCAGCTCCTCGGGATGATCCTTCAGGTGAACCATGAACACCGCGAACTCATCTCCACCGATCCGGCAGATATAGTCATCCGAACGGAAGTTTTCCGTCAGCACCCGGGAGATCTTCTTCAGGGCCTCGTCCCCGGTCTCATGGCCGGAAGTATCGTTGATCTCTTTAAAGAAATTCACATCCAGGATCAGCAGCGCCGTGGTGGCAATATCCACGTTCGCGCGGATCAGCTCATAGCCTGCCCGGTTGTACACGCCTGTCAGTTCGTCATGGGAAGCCTTGAAGCTCAGGCTTTCGATGTTCTTCTTATAGGTGTGGTACATCCTGTTATAGGTTTCCGCCAGGTACCGGAATTCCTGTGCTCCGGTCACCGGCAGTTTCTCATCCTTCCGGATGTGGCCGACCGCCTTCAGCAGCGGCACAACCCCCAGGTGGGAGAACAGCCAGAGGATCTTGAAGATACAGATGCTCTGCACAACCAGCAGGATGATCATCCATTTCAGGGAGCGGTCTGTCCATGCCTGCATCTCATCCCGGACTTTCTGGGTGCTTCCGGTCAGCGTGTCAACGCATTCCTGCATGTTTTCACGGATCCGACTCTTCTGCGCGTAATACTCCGTATCATGCATCATCATCCGGGCCTTG of Aristaeella lactis contains these proteins:
- a CDS encoding TrpB-like pyridoxal phosphate-dependent enzyme, which gives rise to MANNEIPYKIYLTENEMPTYWYNLRADMKNKPAPLLNPGTHQPMTAAELSGVFCDELVQQELDNDTREYPVPKEILDFYKMYRPSPLVRAYCLEKKLGTPAKIYYKFEGNNTSGSHKLNSAIAQAYYAKKQGLKGVTTETGAGQWGTALSMACAYFELDCKVYMVKVSYEQKPFRREVMRVYGASVTPSPSMTTQVGQKILAEHPGTTGSLGCAISEAVEVAVGNPGYRYVLGSVLNQVLLHQSVIGMETKIAMDKYGIKPDTIIGCAGGGSNLGGLIAPFMGEKLRGEADYDFIAVEPASCPSLTRGVYAYDFCDTGMVCPLAKMYTLGSDFIPAPNHAGGLRYHGMSPILSQLYDDKLMRAVSVPQTKVFEAAETFARTEGILPAPESSHAICAAIDEALKCKETGEEKTILFGLTGTGYFDLVAYEKFHNGQMDDYIPTDDELKAFRARLPKI
- a CDS encoding leucine-rich repeat domain-containing protein translates to MGKKIGRLIIAVCIALVLLAAGAALAEDPATPTDIDKPTDPPAWEIEGDVLVACRVTDENITVPDGIRVIGPNAFKGLKTMKSVTLPDSVEKISNGAFAECTKLEKVRLGSQTHLQEIGNHAFLNCRQLDTTFVPDGVRVADNAFEGAGKQPDEPTPTPTPTPADDTTPTPTPAQTDETTPTPTPEPTPTPEPTPEPKEPDHEPPASTPEAPQEPEQPSQPSYHGGGGGGGGIRIPHSRGSKTVGPDYDLVGLKQLKDEPDKVMSQLTLDGEALALSMSREGDGENGFTAAGINWQQPENQESIDTLVLTAAGDGAGSGSTWNLNGEVLRKMHKSGILHLVLRDGDQIAVMETEGFLAGWNYDEMKSRGTANRRFEYGIAITPGAPASWQVKVGEETYELTTDEHAGIYLTGVYSGSAEALNLPYDKLFSGE
- a CDS encoding GGDEF domain-containing protein, translated to MSFRKGQGRGVSLRRFSFLMLFFSLIVTAALLYTTFNTVKAFRGLSEATGDYIELASAADALMDASDYLTEEVQRYTVISDRTHLDNYFREAETDRRRERALAIMFRNAPDSPALGQLQAAMKESMELMSREYYAMRLMLDAAGDTDIPAALQDVQLTEEDLALDAEAKVDKARMMMHDTEYYAQKSRIRENMQECVDTLTGSTQKVRDEMQAWTDRSLKWMIILLVVQSICIFKILWLFSHLGVVPLLKAVGHIRKDEKLPVTGAQEFRYLAETYNRMYHTYKKNIESLSFKASHDELTGVYNRAGYELIRANVDIATTALLILDVNFFKEINDTSGHETGDEALKKISRVLTENFRSDDYICRIGGDEFAVFMVHLKDHPEELIRRKVDQVNAALADTADGSPAVSMSVGAAVGDESITDSQELFHRADAALYHVKENGRQGCCIYGDEISGS
- a CDS encoding extracellular solute-binding protein; the protein is MIRLNGKKVILLFLAAALCVTACVPAFASVGDRILMRYSTTDGYGMDETVQTVVRAGDGICVVLRGQDGKKFLVYKDPKGEPETYTMPDNREPNITQDENGSDIRHYEDVSSVFGWNGEIYALVSRQVSGEDFWKMDGASVKHIKLENGEAVLEDSGLPDMDITDMLNGDDEYQYFDGLNGAFTSGDKLIGQTYGEEGPKLCVVDLQEGTTDVTDLDDSVASIVAGPEGSVLVTRINWESEKAIASMSRMDLADKSEEPLWEKTGEDLYGLNPCYDPESDMLFFAYKGELWRMPLAQPDFDQAESVNDCPSADSGAILLPDGFMVLWSYNVVLLKNTDPAQRGSVTLRIKDFNYSNALSEAIYDMNNTRGDVSVVLDQEYTENPGVLQAMMNRDAYFDIYAMEYEASDCSALRNRGYMLDLSGNEQIAECVNRMYPYLRDAVEKDGKIIGVPVEAYGSSFGINLDVLERLGLKEEDLPKTWEQFFDWVEALPEVLAGQKEASLAGSWEDRLYVRAAILNNLLNQYQVWMDGKGENYLFNSPLLNGLITRLNNLDYEGLGAREHIEDDEGESYDYDEEEYREPLLELYYESTPGGYNSRCKPLLLSFAEGEDPVVPVTITIAYVNPYTEHPQEAMEFLAHSMKNLYTDSRYTVFADQTEAFRYPWYEENLKNWKEELEEYKKQLQEETEDDNRKSLEEEIENLEKIIDDEEKYSWVMSPEEIERYQKNQHLYKVQDYNFIHDMMKNNDDKKEDEEESEYTNEYYDLVYGEKNFGLSADELLNTIDKKIQMIRLEGN
- a CDS encoding helix-turn-helix domain-containing protein; the protein is MEQSLREYAGWAEEEACIPGEDPVEEMLRAREDEKRCPVQAWLVPVVDDMDRCIRERFSTLILQEMNARLANGELSLLLGNAAVSERIAPRDLEIGTITCWRLNRTDFLADVDLSVSMTVEKEGRDIAGRFGFCLGLWFCTEEGFSCEVQELHLAADKPDRSFWKLDRFLVPILREDEIESGAERLWENLLPGIKDPKDRTARMLAEKLGLEIREMRLHCQNRTRSILFFREGTVLVQDEKKPGEEDFPLPVSRQVPANTIVINTAARSECRDLDILHECIHYEWHLLFYRLQKLMSTNPLEIRYRTVRNSIGRPASDPLRFMEHQARSGSIALLLPQNLIRGKAWRLFQQASTYPSVEGYINHPGFRWDRVIRRLSDEYGAPRTTLRRRLVQLGHPAARGAVNYVDGRYITPFAFTEEHSSRGQATLVISRKALTDLYHRSSEFRQLMGRGDFVYADGHVCMNDPQFLRPTKEGARLTPWANAHADACCLWFEKVWLRENEESVWLFGTLNSNEDYVREYDRFLDRRLSLTARERLARRNRLMQSMPNDFPDALVYLMENRDGGKVTLEELAALAHVSSKTVSRYRGGMRSGYNPDVVVALCIALHLPPWLSRLMLDKAGFSIKSYGPRGHYGEILDCCFMDTIPEVQEYLRAAGYPELKLQED
- a CDS encoding HlyD family secretion protein, giving the protein MKKVFALLIALALVLGSTALAETGLSYEGKVVAGDSVPIAAPFGGRIGSMTLRKGDPVREGDALVTIQTTMNYAPVEGTVTGLYVAEGDSTEGAKTRYGASLYIEPTRKYKVEANSEKAFNKSENYFIHRGERVYLICVADGTHKGTGIISGMTETGYNIEVTGGEFYLEEKVYVYRDENLSKESRIGKGTVKRSDAVPVEGTGSVLKLHVKNGDFVERGELLFETVDGILDGYYAPDNSVKSPVTGVIASDPKGAGETVTKGDTLMMVVPSKSFQVEFEVPEADLFLLEEGQAVSMELLWDNAAEKNYTGVITGISHMNEDPKEGSDKKLYKAYASFEADERIRLGMTMLIYPVDNTEKTEEPEE